The nucleotide window CAAATTATTTAACCCGGTATCTCATTTCTTTTTTATAATCACTTTTTCAGCATAGATCTTGGCATTTTTGAAGACTATTTTAACTCCACCGGATGATGAGGGTATTGCTAATTCTGGTGCATATGCAACCGGAGCCATTGGCATTTCTTCCACCTCCACTTCACCCCATTCTTCAGGAATTTCCTCCTCTGTGACGATTTCTTCTTCTGCAGGGGTGGTTTTAATTCTTTCGAGTATTGGATGTCCTTTTTCTTCCAGGAAGCTGCGAATTTCCTTGAGGTTAGAACCATCCTCTTCAGTAGGGATCTTATCCCGGATGTCTTCGGGTATGTAATCTTCCAGAGAATCTTTTATCTCCTTAGGTAACCACACTATCCGTTCGTAACCCCCATCTGCCTGTAGGAACTTAGGTGAGCGCATGTACTCCAGAGAAAGACCTGTAAATCCTTCTACCTGTTTACCTCCAGAACACTGCCCAGCCATTGCTGAGAATGGTATTCCCAATGGTGTTTCCCCACGGAAATCACGGTCAACAATTCCTATCCCGTCCAGTTCAGGGATGTAGAAGGCAACTGCCTCAAAACAACCACAGGAAGTATGAGGATATTCAAACACACTGTGCAGGTACACTCTTTCAACTGTACCCTGGGATCGTTCGGTTACTGTGGTGTTAACGTTACTGTATTCTCCTTTAACCGCGTCTAGAACATCACCTTTATCAATTTCAAAAATTGGTCCTTCTGGATCCATTTTTGCTGCTGCACGGCAGTCAAACCAATTTATAGCACCACAAAGGGCTGTTCTGTCAGGAGTTACCACACAGACATGGGTGGGTGCAAATGATTGGCACATTACACAACCATAAAACACGTCCACGTCTTCATCAGAGAGTTCACGGGCTCTTGCATCCCTTGTTTGATACTGTTCTTTGGCTTTGGATACGAATTCTTCCACCATTGCTGGTTCAGTTAGAATGGTGACTGCAATGGATTCAATTAATGGGAACTCTTCTTTGAAGAGTATGGATAAAGTTTTTGCCAGATGTTCCAGTTTGAAACCTGCTGCTAGGGCTTCTTTACTTACCCTGCACCATATAGCATCTCTTTGGTTAAGGTGCATAAATCCCTTAACGTAGTTGCATAATTCATGAGTTCGGCGTTCAATTACACCTTCCAATTCTTTTTCCAAGTGTTCTCCCTGGATTTCAATCAGGACCCCAAAAGGATGGATATCTCCTTCCTGCATGGCATCCAATTCAGGGCCTATAACTTCAATTTTGCCATCTTCAACGTCTTCTTCGACTTGCACCAGTTCTGCTCCCATGGACTTGGGACCTGCCAGTTCCACGAACATGTTGGCTGATCTGATACGTTCACCCTCATACATTGGGCTTACATCAACAGGTATATCTTCAAACATCCAATTCCTCCGTTTACAATACGCCTCTTTTCATCTCATACTAATCAAATCAGTTAATTAATCAAACAACAGATTTATGTATGTAATTTAGCACATACTTCGTTGATTTGATATTTTGTTGTTTTATGACTGTGATTTTAACTTCGTTATTTTATTGACTGATAATTTTAAAGATTATCCCCCCATATTTTAAAGATTAATCCTCTTTACCCATTTTTTCAAGATAATTGAACCATTCTTCATCTTTCATGTTAGGGAACGATGCATCTGCATTGGAATGGAAAAATTTGCAGATAGTCAATGTCTTCAGATAAGGTGCAAAGTGTTTGAGTGTTGATAGGCCCTGGGAACCAATGTAATATATACATCCCAGGAAGATCGCCAGGTCATGCTGACCTTTACCACTTACACCCTGCCATTCAGGGTCTTTAAGAAGGTTAACAATCTCCACCACACCATAAGCAGTGGGATTAAGGCCTTTATCCTTAAAAGGTTTATAGGCATCAGCTGTGGTAACCACTGGAAGATCCCATTTTTCTGCTATTCTGGTAGCATACGAAAGGACCGGATCTTCTTTAACCAAAGGCCCAAGAATTAAAAGAGGTCTTTTAGCCTTTTTGATCATGAGTTCGGCAGTTTCTGGTGTTACCAGTAATGCTTGTTTTGGTCCGGCAATTACTGTAGGTTGCCAGGGTATAACTCTTTCATTAGCCATTTAATCACCGTCCATTCCCATTAAAGATGGTTCCTGAGCCACTTTTCGGGGTTCCCATCCTACTTCTTTCAGGATGTTCTGAACATCTTTTTTATAAGTTATAGGAATATCTTTCTCAGTTCTTACAAACAGATGAATATCTGGAGGTAATTCACCGAAGTAACGTTTATAAAGGTCCATATAATTGTTGAGTTTGATTTGTCTGCCTTTAGGCGTGTCCGTAGGCCTAATGCACAATTTGGCAATTACTGGTAGGGCTTCTTCCTTGGTTTCAGCAGCATAGAGCAGGTGTTCCGGTGCAGGTTCTCCTTCCATAACCTCCCCGGTACGCAGATCCTTGACCTTCCAGCTGTCAGTTTGATCTGCTCTTCCCAGGTACAATCGACGATATTTAGATCCATGGGGCCCCAGTACAACAGGTATACCCCAGCGGTTAACTCCCGTGGCGATTGCTGCGGCCTTTTGACTGTAAGCTCCCCATGCCACTCCACAGGCACCCACACGGTTTAAGATGTAATCGGCAATTTCTTCGAAGTTACCTTCCAGTGGTTTTTTGGCGAATATATTGGCGATCTTGATGGTGGCTCCCACTACATGGGAGTTGGAGACACATGACCCCATGTTAACCAGACCACGGGCATCAAACTCTCCACTGTACTGTTCGTAGAGCGTTTTTCCTTCTTCATCCCGGTACTCTCCAATACTCATGGCTCCACAACCCGTGGTTAACACGATGTAGTTTCGTTCCAGGAACTCTTTGGCCATTTCAGCCACTTCTTTGCCACCATTAGGGTAATTAGAACATCCCACAAAGGCTATAACCCCTGGTATGTCTCCCAGCACTATAGGTGCACCCACTCTACGGATTTCAACATCCTGTGCAGGTCCCCTTCCAGCCCTTATGTTGAATTTTTCTTCTTTAGAAAGTTTTTCACCGACTTTTGCCAGCATGGACATGAGTGGAAGGTCTCTTTCACATTCTTGTTCACATCGTCCACAGGTGTAACATATATCATTGGTGTAGAGCTCTTCGAACTTGGAGAAATCACCTTCACTGGCTTTAACAACCGCATCCATCATTGGCTGACCATTGGGACAAACTCTAACGCACCAACCACATTCTGTACACTCCGAGGCTAATTTCTGGACTTCATCGAGATCAGGTAACATTTTAAGTGTTTTTCGTTCAGGAGATAGGATTTTAGCAGTTTTTACAGCTACTTCTCCCACTTTAGCCGGATCAAGTATCAGTGCCCCTTCTATTTCCTTGTTGACCAGTTTACTTACTATTCTATCTGCATCTTCATTGGTGAGGTCTGGCAGTCCCAGACAGATTTTATCGGTGGTGGCGATTACTGCCGTGTTTTTAGCCTGAGCTTCTTCCAAGACATCGGTACGCACACACTGTTCATCAACCACTATTACATCAGCCACTCCACTGCGAACAAATTTGAGCTGTTTGGATATGGGCCCCACTACCTTGGCCTGTGGATTATATCTGCTGATATCAATGGCTGCACAGCATATTCCACAGACTTCCAAGTCTTCTTCCTGACCAGTTTCATCCATGTAATC belongs to uncultured Methanobacterium sp. and includes:
- the cdhC gene encoding CO dehydrogenase/CO-methylating acetyl-CoA synthase complex subunit beta, with product MFEDIPVDVSPMYEGERIRSANMFVELAGPKSMGAELVQVEEDVEDGKIEVIGPELDAMQEGDIHPFGVLIEIQGEHLEKELEGVIERRTHELCNYVKGFMHLNQRDAIWCRVSKEALAAGFKLEHLAKTLSILFKEEFPLIESIAVTILTEPAMVEEFVSKAKEQYQTRDARARELSDEDVDVFYGCVMCQSFAPTHVCVVTPDRTALCGAINWFDCRAAAKMDPEGPIFEIDKGDVLDAVKGEYSNVNTTVTERSQGTVERVYLHSVFEYPHTSCGCFEAVAFYIPELDGIGIVDRDFRGETPLGIPFSAMAGQCSGGKQVEGFTGLSLEYMRSPKFLQADGGYERIVWLPKEIKDSLEDYIPEDIRDKIPTEEDGSNLKEIRSFLEEKGHPILERIKTTPAEEEIVTEEEIPEEWGEVEVEEMPMAPVAYAPELAIPSSSGGVKIVFKNAKIYAEKVIIKKK
- the cdhB gene encoding CO dehydrogenase/acetyl-CoA synthase complex subunit epsilon, whose translation is MANERVIPWQPTVIAGPKQALLVTPETAELMIKKAKRPLLILGPLVKEDPVLSYATRIAEKWDLPVVTTADAYKPFKDKGLNPTAYGVVEIVNLLKDPEWQGVSGKGQHDLAIFLGCIYYIGSQGLSTLKHFAPYLKTLTICKFFHSNADASFPNMKDEEWFNYLEKMGKED
- the cdhA gene encoding CO dehydrogenase/acetyl-CoA synthase complex subunit alpha, whose translation is MIVVAPKQKSKLKDFKDDFWKTKDFEISLGEITSIDEIAEERREVESSKVEGPTPKPNITDLRSWDMKLMGRYEPFYAPFCDMCCLCTFGKCDLTNKKGACGIDAAAQQARMVLLASCIGSACHSGHSRHLVDHLIEEFGADQPIDMGMNIDIQAPIMMTVLGKTPKKLGDLKEAMDYLEEQMIHLLSSCHTGQEGKSIDFESKALHAGLMDNLGMEIGDIAQIAALNLPKGDEDAPLIELGVGTIDAEKPVVLCIGHNVLPGAGIMDYMDETGQEEDLEVCGICCAAIDISRYNPQAKVVGPISKQLKFVRSGVADVIVVDEQCVRTDVLEEAQAKNTAVIATTDKICLGLPDLTNEDADRIVSKLVNKEIEGALILDPAKVGEVAVKTAKILSPERKTLKMLPDLDEVQKLASECTECGWCVRVCPNGQPMMDAVVKASEGDFSKFEELYTNDICYTCGRCEQECERDLPLMSMLAKVGEKLSKEEKFNIRAGRGPAQDVEIRRVGAPIVLGDIPGVIAFVGCSNYPNGGKEVAEMAKEFLERNYIVLTTGCGAMSIGEYRDEEGKTLYEQYSGEFDARGLVNMGSCVSNSHVVGATIKIANIFAKKPLEGNFEEIADYILNRVGACGVAWGAYSQKAAAIATGVNRWGIPVVLGPHGSKYRRLYLGRADQTDSWKVKDLRTGEVMEGEPAPEHLLYAAETKEEALPVIAKLCIRPTDTPKGRQIKLNNYMDLYKRYFGELPPDIHLFVRTEKDIPITYKKDVQNILKEVGWEPRKVAQEPSLMGMDGD